ATCACGTACAGCAGGTCACGCTGAAAGCCAGTCAGATCGTGCATGGACTGATGTTGTATCCGTTCACAAATAAGTCTATCGTTGGGGAATACAAGATACAATCCTGTAATCCGAGAATGATGGATATACTACCGTTTCTCGGATGATTCACAGGGAACACCCACCACGAGATGAACTTCTTGTCATATTCCATATAATGTATTTGAAGATAGTCGTTGTTGCTGTAAATATCCACTCCCAATAGCACGACGCAAGTGTGTGAGTTCAACAAACGAAGATGAAAACCAAAACCTCCCGTTTATCCAGGGAGAAACGAACGAGGCGGTAGTGAGAAAACCCCTTGCCTCAGCTTTGATTCCGAAGAGCGATACTCAATCACGACCGAGTGGTAAACTCACTCATTACCATCACGTCCCCACCACACACGGTTTGAAACGAACCAGTCTACTCTCCAACTCGTCGTACGTAGAATACGAGTATATTTCTCACATACTTTATTGCTTCTGAAACGGGCGGTCCAACGCGCACAAATATGTCGTATACCATATCATATCACACAATAGAATTATATCTTTTACTTTCTATATTGTATTATGGATGCAAAAAGTAGAATTATCATCTATCGCTCTCGGCTGTCTACGGAGTTACTGCGCAACACAGATGCGCTATTCACGGTTTTGGGCTCGATTAAACGCTGGCATGGATCAAACACCTCTGCCCCGGGTTTTAACTGTGTATTTCTATACAAGATGAGTAGACCGCTGTATAAGCTAGATTGTGGAACACCATATATCGAAAATCACTATAGGTAGTTTTTATGGAATTGGAACAATCATATATTTAGTCTGTCACTGGGCGTTCGATCCGATTGTACAGAAACATATTTATTGATTATATTTTATTATTGTTCGAGTAAATATTCGATGACGGCCGTAACAGTATTGATCTCATAGGTATAATAAAATTTCTGTCGTATTGTGCCACTCCAGTACCCAGTTTAGACGTGGTTCCGGAGATACGGAACGATCTGTCGGTGGATCTCTGTCGCCCGTTTGGCTTCGTCCGCGTCGTCTGGCCAGTCGGTCTCATCCCACGTTGCAACCACCGTGTCTGGTTCAAAAGCGATATCCGAAGACAGTCCGCCAAGGGTGCACTGAGGACCGACAACTCCTCCTCGTGTGAGTTCATCCAATAGATCTGCTGGGTCACCTGCTTGAGAAGACGATCGATCGTCAGGGACCGAGGAAGAAACGGACGAAGCGGCTCCGTCACCCGCAGGTACACGATTGAGGACCTCACTCGGGGGAGACCCCCCGGGGGTTCGTTGGATACCGGCGACGTTGTGCTCGGACCCGTAGATCCTGAACTCGTTTCCTACTTCGGTGTCCGTTATGTGACCGAGAAACGATGGAAACCACGTGTCTGGCAAACCACGCACGGGTTGGACTGCAAACTGTCCGTCTTCAAAATAAAAAACACGTGATCGGACGTGCCACGGGTGCACGCCCAGAGACGACTGCTCAGGAGTACGGACAGTATCGGACTTCGAAAAGGCAGCTCGATACTGGAAATGGCAATACGGATCGCTGTCGTGATCGGTGTTACAAACCACAGCATCGACCGAATGACGCTGGATCGCTGGATCTTCGGAACGAGGGTCGATCTCCGTAACCGGCGTTTCCTCGAGCGCAGTACAAACGTCCTCTGGGGAGGGAAGCACAACCGACGGAAGCGTTACTGTTCCAAATTTGAAACGTTCTGAATTGCACATCGGTTTTACCAACCTGATCACCGGATTAGTATTAAATTTTCCCATAGGTGATCAGATGAGAGAGTTTAATGGAATGATGATTATCAAGCGCATACACTGATTATTTTATAATAAACGGCAGATAGTTTGCCCCATCAAGATCCATGTTTTATCGATAATAGCACCAACCGCGAACATTTGTTGGGATACGAGCAAACGGTGGACATCTCATACAATTACATTGTGATTAGTGCGTAAAAGCGATCGACGTTGCACTGCGGACGCCAAAATTATCATGTATAGTTGATTTTCAAAAATAATGTATCCAATATATACATGATGTAAGCATCACTCTAGTAAGTGGTCGTAATATTCTAGATATCAGGTAACAATATTGCATTTGAGTTATACTGTGGTAAGTTAGATACAGATTAGCAAGTATCACAATATAAATTCCACACCACACCTCATGTTCAAAAGTTATTGTAATGTCAATATATAGTAAAATATAGGACGTCTCCTATTACACATTATACGGCAATTATTTTAGTCATACAAAGACATAGAGCACGTCCAAATGTCTATACTCTTCTATCGAGGGACGGAAACAGCTCATCTACCATCAAGGGTCGTTTTCTCGGATTGAGTTTGACTCGTGATTAACTGTTTCACGATCTCTCTCCTCCATGGCGAATTGCTTCGGTATGAGTACAAAGTGGGTTCGCACGTACAGCAGCGCGATTTGAGAGCGTTCCAACGTGATGGATCCTACCGATACCGGACCGCAGTGGAGACAGAGACCCTGCTCACGAGAGGTAATTACAGATGGACTCGCCGGGATTTGAACCCGGGGCCTCTCCCATGCCAAGGGAGTGATCTACCCCTGATCTACGAGCCCGCACACGGGTGTATCCGGTCGGGTGACTTAACCCCATCGAAGCGTCGAGACGGGAAGTAGAAACCGTTTTGGGGTTGACGGCGTACCATCGGATGGGAACGGCACGGCCACACATCCGACATCGGCGTGGGCTTCCACGGCTTGGGAGTGTGGTAGTGCAACAGCGACTCGTCTCGTGCGAGCGCTGCATAGAGCGTATCGTGTGGTTCCAATCACAACCATGGCACGAATGCACACCCGCCGTCGAGGGTCGTCCGGTTCGGACCGCCCGGCGGCAGACGAACCACCGGAGTGGAGTGACGTAGAGGCAGACAAAATCGAAGAGCGGGTCGTCGAACTTGCGGAACAGGGACACGATCCAAGCGTGATCGGACTCAAGCTCCGAGATGAAGGCGTTCAGGGCGTTCCAGTTCCCGATATTAAACTCGCGACTGGAAAGAAGGTGACCGGGATCCTCGAGGAACACGACGCCCGACCGGATATCCCCGAAGATCTCCGGAGTCTACTCGAACGTGCGGTACGCCTCAACGAGCATATGCAAGACAATCCTGGCGACCACCAGAACAAGCGGGCGCTCCAGAACACGGAGTCGAAGGTTCGCCGTCTGGTGAACTACTACCGAGGAGACGAAATCGATTCGGAGTTCGACTACAGCTACGAGACAGCACGCGAACTCCTCGACCAGGAGTAAGAGCAGCTCGATAGTACGATGTCCACCGCTGATCACACCGCAACCGATCGCTCTGTACGTGCTGTCGTCGCCGAACTCGACGAAGCGGAGTTCGTCCAGTTCGTTACGGCACCGGATGGAGACGCAGTAGCAGCGACAGGTGTTCTCGCACAGGGACTTTCGATCCCGTTTCAGGCTCGTGTGGCCAGAGCCACGGCCAGTGTGAGCGAAGCGGATGTGACGGTTGCTGTCGGACAGACAGGAGGTGACGTTTCGATCACGGGTCGGCCGTTATCGGTCCGTGCCGTCGAGATCACGCAGAAACGTTCGAGTGATACGGAAACGAACCTGTCGCCGCCGCTTCGAATACTCGCACTCGCCGGTATCATCGCGGCTGAACGGGACATCGAGGACTATACGGACGTGTTTGGCCCGCTCGTTGAGACGGACGAACGTCCGGGGCTTGCTATCCCGACGACCGATCCGGTCGATGGGTTAGCACACACGACGTTGGCCCACGCACCATTCTCGGGCGATCCGGATGCGACGGCCGAGGTAGTTGCCGAGATCAGTGAAACGGAACGCGGTAGAGACCCCCGCGTGCTCGCGTCAATGCTAGCGGTGTCGGTCGTCGACGAACCGGACACCCACGCATCGACGGCGATCGAGCGGGCGCTCCATCCCTGTGTGGTCGAATCGGACGGGAGTTGCCCGTTCGTGACGCTCGCGGGATACGCGGACGTACTCGACGCACTCGCTCGATCGAATCCGGGCGAAGGATTGGCGCTCGCACTCGGTCACGGGAGTCCCGAGAACGCACTTGCGTACTGGCGTGAGCATTCTCGGAACGTCCACGACGCCGTTCGAAACGCGGAACTCGACCGACATCCGGAGTGTGTCGTCGTGGATCTCTCCGGGATACCGGTCTCGACCGTCGAACCGGCCGTGCGACTCGTTCGAGAGTATCGTTCGCCGGAACCGGTCGTACTTGCCACCACGGATGACGGTGTCGTAGCCACCACACAAACGAGAGAGCGGGACGTTAGAACCCCGCTGGCTAGCGCCGTCTCGGCGGTCGAAGACGAGACGACGGTAACGGAGCGTGGCCGGTATGCCCACGCACTCATAGCGCCGGAACCCCAAGATACCGTTGTGAATGCGTTCCGGGAGGCGATCTGAGATGGTCCGCCATGTAACCATCCGGACGGAGACCGACAACCCGAGTGTCATCGCAGCGGCACTCACGCCGGATAACACCGAAGAGATGACGACGACGATACGTGATGGAACGATCGTAACCGAAATCGAGCGAGAGACGACTGGCGGCTTGCGGACGACGGTGGACGATTACGTCACAAACCTCACGGTAGCAGCACAGTTGACGAACGACACGACCAACAATCATGAGTGAACGATCAGTCTCACGACGAAAGCGAGAGAAACGCTGGTACACGGTGTTCGCCCCGGAGCAGTTCGACCGGGCCGAACTCGGTGAAACAGTTGCACGGGAGCCCGAACAACTCGACGGGCGAACGATCGAAACGACGCTTGGCGCGTTGCGAAACGACGCCAGCGAGAACAACACCAAACTCACGTTCAAGATCACGGACGTGGGAAGCGACAGTGCCTACACGGAGTTCATCAAACACGAACTCACGCGCGACTATCTCCGGAGTCTCGTCCGACGAGGCTCTTCGAAGATCGGCGCCTTCGTGACCGTCCTCACGGCCGATGACTACCGGCTACAGGTCCAACCCGTCGCTTACACTACCAAGAAGGCCGATCACAGCCAAGAGAAGGCCATCCGGCGGCAGATGACCGACATCGTAGAGACCGCTGCCGAGGAGCGAACGTTCGAGGAGTTCATCGATGGCATCGTCTCGGGCCGACTGTCGGGTGGTATCTACAACGAAGCGAAAACTATCTACCCGCTCCGACGCGTCGAGATCCAGAAGGCGACGCTCGAAGCACATCCCGAAGAGATCGCAGAAGAACAGGAAATGTCGGTCAGCGTCGAAGAAGACGACATCGAACTCGACGAATAACCCTACGCGTTCTTTTCGACGACGATCACACCGGTCATGACCTGCTCGTGGGGGATACAAAAGTAGCTGTACGTCCCCGGAACCTCGAACGTGTGTGAATACGTCTGTCCGGTGAGGATCTTACCACCATCACGGCCGTCGTGTTTTGTCCATGATTCTCTCGCGGCGGCTACAGTGTCGAAGCCTCCGGAAGCGAAGTAGTCGGCCTCCTCGGGGATCGCACTTTCGTAGGCAGTCACGGAGTGAGCGCGGGAGTTAGTGTTACCCCAAACGACGGTCTCACCGACGGAGATGGTGTGTTTGTCGGGGGTAAAGGCGTTCGATGTCATCCCGATATCGTACTCTTCCTCGGAGAGTGATCCCCGAGCGAAACACCCCGCGAGTGTGGCGCTCGTGATACCCACTGTCGTCGCCAAAAACGCGCGCCGGTCCATACCGGCGGTAGCGACCACGAAAATATAGACCCGACGGTTTTCGTGACTGGCTACCGATCGTCGAAGCTGTCGTGCTACGAAAGGAAACGCTCTTGGCCGGGACTGTCGCAGTCTGATGCATGAGCAACGGGGACGACGAAACTACGGCAACGGACTCGGAGGAATCCGCCCCCGATCCCGAGGAAATCGCCGATCGTCTCGATGCGATCGAGGAATCGCTCGAAACTGCATCGACCGAGGCAGACCTCGACGACATCGAGGGGGACCTCGACACGGTAGACGAAAAGATCGAACAGCTTCCCGAACCAACCGACGAGGAAGAGACCGAATCGGACGAGGACGAAGATCCTCCACGCGTTCACCTCCAAGAACGTGTGCAATCGATCCGGGAAGCCCTCGAAGATCAGCGTGGACCGTACGCGAGCGAGGCCACCGAAGATATCGAGTCGATCAGATCCCAGATCACCGATACCCGATGGACTGAACAGGGTGAGGCTGACGTTATCAGCGCTGTCGAGACGTTCGTGGAATCGATCGCTGGGACCCTCGGAACCGACATTTCACACGAAACGGCATCGACCGACGAGGCGGCCGCTGCGCTCGGAGAGGCGATCGACGCCACCGAAGCGGCACAGCTCCATCCAGACGACGACCCAGAAACCATCGAGACCGTTCTCGATGAGACCGACACGCTCCAAAACGAGGTCGACGAGGCCCAAGAGTGGAGCGATCTGACGGTGCGAAAACAGCTCGAACACCAAGGATTTTACGACGTACTCACCCCGAAAAACCGCAAGGACTACCCGCCGGAGCTCACTGTGATCCGGATCGCCGAATCGAACGACGATCCCGAGCCGATCTTGCTCGCACTCGAACGGTTCACCTCGGAGTTCATGGAGGAGAACTGTCTCGACGCACTGGCTCGGATGGGACCACAAGCCGCGTTCGAAGAGATGAACCAGCGCGCACAGAAGCGAAGCCAAAAGCCGATCGAAGTGCTCGGAAAGATCGGTGATGATCGAGCTGTCGAGACGCTGGTTCCGTTCATCGAAGGTGACGGGGATCCCGTTTTACAGACGGTGACGCTCAAAGCCCTCGGAGAGATCGGTTCAAAAGAAGCAACCCAAGCCGTAGCTGATCGACTCGTTGCCGACTCGTCGTCGGTCCGCAGCGCTGCCGCCAAAGCGCTCGGTCGCATCGGTGACACACGCGCTGTCGAGCCGCTGGCCGAGCAGCTCGAAGACGACGGCGACGATACCGTTCGAGCGAGTGCTGCGTGGGCACTCAACCAGATCGGTACCCGAACTGCACTCGAACACGCAAGCGAATACGACGACGACAGATCGTATCTCGTCCAAACCGAGGCCGAACGAGCCACGACGGCCACGGCTGACAACGACGCCGAAGCGGTCTGACGGCCGCTCGGTGAACGGGGGATCCGTAGTTTTATATCGAATAACGCATCCATCGGGGCTGTGGGAACGACGACGGAAGCCTCGGGGAGTACACGTCGCTCACGAGCGGCAGGACTGGCCTGCACGATCCTCGCAGTGGTGATCGTCGGTTCGACGCTTACCGGTGTTTTACTGACGGTCAGTGCCGAGCAAGCGACGGGCACCGACGCCGAAATCGTCGGTGTGTATCCGAATCCAGTCACGGAGGGTGATGCCGGTGAGTTCATCGTTATCGACGTTCCGACGACCACGAACGTGAGCGGCTGGCAGCTCCGCGACGGGGAATCGAACGCTTCCTTGCCCACTACGACGGTGAGCGGCCGAGTTGTGCTCTCGACGGAGCCATCGGCGGCCCAAGCCGTGGTGGATGGGCCGGTTCAGCCACTCACAGGAAGGCTAACGCTTGCAAACAGTGGTGAACGGCTCCGGCTCGTGAGAAACAACGCGTCGCTCGATACCGTCGAATACGACACCGCTCCGGAGGGAGAACGGTATCAGCGTGACGGTGAACGATGGGAGTGGCAGCCACTCGGCCACACTGACTTTTCCGCGTTCGAAACGGGATCGACATCAGCGAAGCTGTTCGTGCTCCCGGACACGCCAGACGTTCCCTTAGCGACGCTCGATTCAGCCACCGATCGGATCCTGATCGGTGGATACACGTTCACATCCGAGGCGGTCGCCACCAGATTGATTCGGGCGCATCGGCGTGGCGTTCACGTCGAGGTGCTCGTCGATGGCGGCCCAGTTGGCGGAATCTCGA
The sequence above is drawn from the Halocatena salina genome and encodes:
- a CDS encoding 30S ribosomal protein S3ae; translated protein: MSERSVSRRKREKRWYTVFAPEQFDRAELGETVAREPEQLDGRTIETTLGALRNDASENNTKLTFKITDVGSDSAYTEFIKHELTRDYLRSLVRRGSSKIGAFVTVLTADDYRLQVQPVAYTTKKADHSQEKAIRRQMTDIVETAAEERTFEEFIDGIVSGRLSGGIYNEAKTIYPLRRVEIQKATLEAHPEEIAEEQEMSVSVEEDDIELDE
- a CDS encoding cupredoxin domain-containing protein; this translates as MDRRAFLATTVGITSATLAGCFARGSLSEEEYDIGMTSNAFTPDKHTISVGETVVWGNTNSRAHSVTAYESAIPEEADYFASGGFDTVAAARESWTKHDGRDGGKILTGQTYSHTFEVPGTYSYFCIPHEQVMTGVIVVEKNA
- a CDS encoding 30S ribosomal protein S15, with amino-acid sequence MARMHTRRRGSSGSDRPAADEPPEWSDVEADKIEERVVELAEQGHDPSVIGLKLRDEGVQGVPVPDIKLATGKKVTGILEEHDARPDIPEDLRSLLERAVRLNEHMQDNPGDHQNKRALQNTESKVRRLVNYYRGDEIDSEFDYSYETARELLDQE
- a CDS encoding HEAT repeat domain-containing protein; translated protein: MSNGDDETTATDSEESAPDPEEIADRLDAIEESLETASTEADLDDIEGDLDTVDEKIEQLPEPTDEEETESDEDEDPPRVHLQERVQSIREALEDQRGPYASEATEDIESIRSQITDTRWTEQGEADVISAVETFVESIAGTLGTDISHETASTDEAAAALGEAIDATEAAQLHPDDDPETIETVLDETDTLQNEVDEAQEWSDLTVRKQLEHQGFYDVLTPKNRKDYPPELTVIRIAESNDDPEPILLALERFTSEFMEENCLDALARMGPQAAFEEMNQRAQKRSQKPIEVLGKIGDDRAVETLVPFIEGDGDPVLQTVTLKALGEIGSKEATQAVADRLVADSSSVRSAAAKALGRIGDTRAVEPLAEQLEDDGDDTVRASAAWALNQIGTRTALEHASEYDDDRSYLVQTEAERATTATADNDAEAV
- a CDS encoding KEOPS complex subunit Pcc1, with product MVRHVTIRTETDNPSVIAAALTPDNTEEMTTTIRDGTIVTEIERETTGGLRTTVDDYVTNLTVAAQLTNDTTNNHE
- a CDS encoding recombinase RecJ — protein: MSTADHTATDRSVRAVVAELDEAEFVQFVTAPDGDAVAATGVLAQGLSIPFQARVARATASVSEADVTVAVGQTGGDVSITGRPLSVRAVEITQKRSSDTETNLSPPLRILALAGIIAAERDIEDYTDVFGPLVETDERPGLAIPTTDPVDGLAHTTLAHAPFSGDPDATAEVVAEISETERGRDPRVLASMLAVSVVDEPDTHASTAIERALHPCVVESDGSCPFVTLAGYADVLDALARSNPGEGLALALGHGSPENALAYWREHSRNVHDAVRNAELDRHPECVVVDLSGIPVSTVEPAVRLVREYRSPEPVVLATTDDGVVATTQTRERDVRTPLASAVSAVEDETTVTERGRYAHALIAPEPQDTVVNAFREAI